The nucleotide window CTTCTTACGTTTCACAAAAATCAGCACTCAATCCGATCacaaaagatattttaaaaaggattattttatactataatgatgaatatataagactaacaacaataaacatttttctaccatattaatgtacaaaaaatatatttttgtaaaaaaagtaccaaaagtgggATCAATTATaagttcaaatttcaaaaaagttacaaaatccatttgaattttattttgaaatatgggACATAAAAAAGTACTAACACTTTGGTTTCGCCCGTTTTATCcccttaaaagtacaaaaatctaAACACAccttttttgcataaatttagatTAAGTTGGACTTTTAGTGATAGCATTAGTTTCGGGATATAGAGATTTAACCCGGTTTTACCctcttaaaatttccaaaaatcccttcttagtggatctacacaACGTGTGAGGTACCTACATACGAAATTTAAAgacataaaaattttcaaaagttcaaatctgtttggagctaatcggttggatggtttACAGAGTatataacggacataggtagaacattttgttgtgttttatatatatatattgatgatattgttacatttttaccttttaaaaacagtggtttatttcctttaaaaaccctaattgttttaattgtaaataaaagcgatcagtagtttaaaaattgtaacaactgtttatttatttaaatttacacaacaatttaaaaagtcagtctcttttaatacacactcGTTATAATGTAGAAGAATACAttggtaatgcagttgatgttaattctaactGCGCTTACAATACACTAACACGCTGAAACTTTCtattacaatttatatacacagtgacatcttctagtagtttcatgaattatcttaacgAACGTTTTATTTCTGGAGCttttaagctacgtttccgcatacaccgtaatcggcaccgaaaacgaaattccatacatttgcaccgaaaaaaagttcgtctcagaaatcggcaacgaaaattgggaacaaagcggcaccgatcagtaacgaaaaacctgtcatttggggccggaacgaaaacaacttcaagtaggttgttttcggtgctaggaacgaaattattttaattatttttttatttcaaatctaaagaaaatcaaaatgaataaaaaaaaataaattttctttattggaagaggaaaaaataatagattttgtaaaaaattatgaaattctgtttaatgtgcgacatccaaaattaaaaaataatttagtttctgttttatgccgcaacgcacccaactgaaacgaaaacaattcagaaacgagacggtaaCGAACAcaaacgtttttcagttttcgttatcggcgccgattatggtgtatgcggaaacccagcttaacCTCCATGTAGTGGATTATGTTTGCTTGGAAATTGTTGGTAATGTCAAGGAAACCCTGGCCATACCAGAAGGCATTGTGTGTGTTACACCATACTAATGTAGGTCGTGCCAGAACGACTCTGGCGGTGGTCAAACTCCCAATGTAaacaatttggtactttttgaaaatatatttttttgagcaGATGAACACAGATTGGAGACATATCTGTGTCACAAAATATTTCGCCATTATGGagtattttaaattagaaacttGGTGGGTACCCAAGAGGGAAagggaaaattggtacttttactcctaatggtactttggAAGAATTAAGGATAAGATGCTTAAAGCTTTTAATGTATCATAAGGAGAGAACAAATTGTACTTTTTCAGTCctgtaatggtactttttgaattttcaagtgAGATGGAATCCAGGGGAGGAGCTTTTATTAatctaatggtattttttaaataatttctaaaaattaaactaGAATCATAATCCGAAATGAATTAGAATCCACAAAGGGGaacctaatggtactttttctagtggtacttttaaatttttttattacaatgaaCCAATAAACATGAAATTGGGGACATGTTATCCTGAATGAGTGGGAATTCAAAAAAGGAGacataatataataattttctttaataaggTTTCTAGTGAGATCGCAAAAATGTGGACTAAATCCCTGGtaccttttaaattttctatttttagaaACAGAAAAACACGAAATTTAATTCATGTGATTCAATGTGGGAGCATTTTTTAATGAGTAAAACAAACTGAGTAATATTGAAacttacaaaagaaaattaatggcactttttctttattgaaatagcacccactatggtggtgtagggtattcaaattgttttgcagctaaaatctaaaatcaaatattcttctatttttataagtttttttattttaaatttctattaaagtTTTCGCTTGCTAAGTGTATAAAAAGATGCAACCATTGTTTTAATGTACCACAAGGCCGCACAACACACAATCAAAATGCGCAATTGtttaacagaaataaaataaaagaaatcctTTCAAACAAACTTTTTTAGTGATTTCCGCTGTCTGTTTATTTGTTCCTTGAATGTTGTCACGTAAATGAATGTTGGCTTTTGTAAGCAGAATTAATGCAAAGTAAATTAGAAAAGCTCAACTCACCTCCTCTACATGGTATTTTAATACTTAGTGATAAATACAGATTTATATACAAAGTGAGTGAAATGACGTCAagaatatgttaataaaaaaaagtaagagtgCTTTTACgacagtgccgaatcttaaatacccttcaccaaagataaatattaaaaaaaaaaaatgttgttaaaaaaaaatttatgaaaaaataattgtgttGACATAAACTTGGGTGAAAAAACAAGTAATcgcggttttttgcttatatctcatcTATTTGTGGTGGGGTTTTCctgatattaaaaaacaatcgaagttggactatagcggatatattgatgcatcaatcatgtaagttatttgggggctttagaaagttgatttcaactcaCAGATGGATATGATATTCGCAATCTATAACTTATATAAACCCTTGTCACTATATTGATATATTAAgacatttaataataaaatgtttaatacttttttataaatacccttaatattgaatttatttaaagaattttgctAAACCACAAAATGAGtcgttttacttttatttaaaactacttCGACTGCAATTCaattcaataagaaaataaaatattttattaattcatttcattAATAACTTTCTGTGTTTGAGGAAGCTGCAAATCATTTTGTGATAATgaatagtttaattttaatattaattttaatttgttattcattTGCGGATACCCAAGCACTTTGTTTACGAAAATGTGGCGTTCATCAGAATAACGATAAATGGAATACGCGTCTAATTATAAGTGTCACCCTGACCGCTGTAATAAttgcaattttagtttttgtattttggaTAATTGAAAGCAGGATACTTCggagaaaagttaaaattacgACGCCAACTTCCACTTTGaaacatgtttttattatttaagtaaTGTAAAGAatttaatgtatgtaaataaaagtgaataaataataaataaattatgtttttaatgataaaaaaattacaatatattaaaaaaaataattaaatacgcAATATTATGTTTGAATTAAagcaatattactcatacgcttgtagttaaaagaaaaataacatttaactaATAACAGTGGGCACgaaattgacaattttttcaGTCTAGCGGGGCACCCGGCGAGTTAACATAATTCGAGAACGCAGAATTCTGTGGGgctaaccgttttttaggttagctcttgttttcgagatataccgtgaTTTCGAAAATAGAGGAGGTTACACTACATATATTcgcataactcaaaaacggtttagcttGTTGAATAAgaaacgaaattccgcaataaaattatctttaaccCTCATTAACAGGAAGCCTGGTTATgtcttaactaatagttatactttcggttaaaaatatttttgtatgaaaactgtcagtttaactatttgttaatacataaccagacttcgtgttataaaatataaaaatataaatcaaatttgaccgaaaaggttaaaattttaacttccaTTTTCCGACTAAATAAAGGCCGAACAATGTTATTACACTATACAATATTTTACGAATCTTTTTTAAACTTTGCAACAcattttaatttccaaaaagcAATCATTttgaacaaatgaaaaaattatttttttttttaatttttgacacctaattttatttgtgatagaatttaaattatatagcaGAGCTTTAATTTTTGGCATtgaaaatcaaagaaatttaaatttaacacaacTTTATAAAACTCTGTAGGTCTAGTGAAAATTAAAACTGCACCAAACCATGattcaataattgtagaaggtaaaATCATTAGGGAGAGTTTTAGCCCTACAATGTCAAACTATCAGCCTAACCATgatacaattattgtatcatgatcctaactacaaattttttgaaaatttctttttttatttacattcattgaaaaatattttcgctTATTTGAATGTATTGGTCTgctcatttactttcccagtaaatacttgcaacgatagaataaaatcaaaatttacaaaattactgtcttaaattctcaaaaatagtaaaaagtaaatgaacgattttccagtaacaattgttttatacacacaattttcttattttattttttttgccacaaaaataaaattgtaaataaataaacaataacacaaaacatatgaaatataagctgcaaactattacgagttcaaaatagaacttgtaatagtttgcaacgagagaacattatctaaaatttatgctctcttgaatttttctctacttgatagttttttgagttaatgaacgctttttcagtaacaattgttactaactagaaacaacttttagttattgaacagagcttatgtatgtataagttgacaaaaatttttaagtttttttcaaataaaaacaaaagttatattttaaaataaagtcgaatttaacaaaaattaactttaaaatttcttccaTAGTTAGAGCGTATGATTttaattcttcaaaattttaatttgttttcgcGATATTAAATAATTGAGAATGTATTTTCTAATGAGTCTACCTTATATCACAAagcacagattattacagatatgcaacaaatgacagTTCTCAACAAATAAATATCGAATGGTTATTTTGACGTTCTACAACAACTTTTCAATGGTTGTGATTTGCAGAgcgaaagaaaaaatataattttcaataggcaACCAGTgtgttatatattttatatattttttccaaaccaccaccattttgacattttcttttgtttgttttctattctCATATTGGTGGAACCAGCTGATTCATCTATTTAATCTGtgtcacaaagtatacagaggcgtcacgagacagaaaataatctCGTTTTCTATTTGTCTCTTTCTTTTTAAACTGCCCTTTtcatcgttttgttttgtttatttcccacagtacattaaataaatatctgacgtaacaaaaagaaaaaaaatgtttaaataatacattttaactaataaactaattttaagtTACACTCCATAAAATTCCCAATTAATCGGCGATATGTTACAAAGCATCCATAAATGCGGATAATAAACGTGACTCCTTATACTTTCGATAAACCTCCATGATAATTTATGAAGATCACatgaataattaaataaagaaatctttaaattttaaatactattgtataccaaaattgtatcttcaaaattaaaaagtttaacttaaaattttatggaatgGCTTTTAGTTGTTGGCCTAAGGCCGACAAAAAGATTGAAAGAACTGTAACAGAAACCCAAACATTGGAAAGTATGATTATAGCCATTACGTtataccaaatttaaaaacaattatgaatgtaTCCTTTTTAAAGCTGAATTTGCTGTACCCACTAGTGATCTCGTAATAATTGATTGTGGCTCAAATGCTTGTAAAGCTGGCTTTTCTGGAGATAATAAACCTCGCATTTCTATACCCACCATAGTAGGTAGACCTAAACAGGGAGCAGATATCAGACATCGTTCTCAGCAAGATTCTTATGTGGGTTTTGAGGCACAAGAAAAACGGGCAGTACTTAATCTCAATACACCTATTGATAGAGGTATAATTACGAATTGGGATGATATGGAAGAGTATTTTGAATATATCTTTAAAGAAGGTATACATTTAGAACCCTCTGGATATGGTATAATCTTAACAGAAACTCTTAATAATCCAAAAAGAAATCGTGAAAAATTGCTCGAATTAATGTTGgaaaaatttcactttaaatCGTTTTTTCTGGCTCCAGCACCACCTTTGGCTTTATATGCCTATGGTTTCTATACTGGTGTGGTGCTAGACTCTGGTGAGGGACAAACACATATAGTGCCAGTGTATGAAGGTTACTCAATGTCTCATAGTACCCGTTATATACCTTTGGGCGGTAAAGATATTAACAAAATGTTGGAGAATATTTTAGCTAAGAAAAGTAATTTTGCTCAATTTTTGCAAACATCATCAGACAAGGAATTTTTAGAACACATCAAGGAGCAATTATGTTATGTGGCCTTGGATTACCAAGAGGAATTAAGCAAGGTTACAACAAATTCAAAATCTTATCGTTTACCTGATGGCAATTATATAGATTTAAGTACAGAACAGTTTTCATGCACAGAGATCCTGTTTGAACCCACCCTGTTGGATGTAAGAACTGGTGGGATACATGAGAATATTTATAGAGCTGTTCAATTGTCCGATTCTTCCATTAGACATTTACTGTACAGCCATATAGTTTTAAGTGGAGGCAATACATTGTTTCCAGGACTTCAGCATCGCCTTGCCAATGAAATGCGTTTAATGTCGGAGCCAGAGGCTACTATAAATATTCATGCCAAATCGGAGCGTAAGAATGCAGTATTTTTGGGTGCCTCTCTACTGAGTTCGTTGGCCAAGTTTAAGGATATGATGATTACATATCCAGAATATTTTGAAAGCGGTCCGTCGATTgtaaatagaaaatgtttttaaatggtATTTGAAGATGATTTTAggtttgaaaattgaaaattgaaaaatgtatgtacatttacATACAATTCTAAATGTATaggaaataatttacaaaattttgtgtaatattaaataaagaaacaaagatTAAATGATTCACATCTTTCATAACTTGGTTATGACTTCCAAATTATCAAATAAGTTTGatgatataattttataaatttgtcaaATTTGGGAGTTTACAAAAAGAAGCGAAATAAATAGAAGTGTTCTcttgtaataaatttaactaaTTAAGCTCATATCTGAACTAGCAGAAGCGTTCAATTTGATCATTCATCATACAATCATGACCGTGCGAAAACTGATGTTGCAAATacgttattgaaaattaatttgaataatttgccAATTGACCGTAAATACGACGATTTATGCATATTGAGACTTGACTTGAGACTTGAATTGAGACTTGACTTGAGACTTGACTTGAGACATGACTTGAGACTTGACTTGAGACTTGACTTGATTTGAGACTTGACTTGACTTGAGACTTGAGACTTGACTTGATTTGAGACTTGTCTTGACTTGCGACTTGACTTGAGACTTGACTTGAGTCTTGACTTGAGACTTGACTTGAGACTTGACTTGAGGACCTTCCAATATAGAATTAATGAGTCATTCCATGACGTTAAAATAACGATTTTTTATTGCCTAGATCGTTTGaacttaaatattatatatttgtcATTTGATAGAGAAGAAGATGTCATTTGTTAAAACATCTGTGAAGTCGATAGAAAAACATCACATCTTTTCAAATCTATAGTTTTGAAATCGATAGATTTTCATCACATATCTGGAGCCAAATTATCATCATATCgatcaagaaatttagtaccaaagtataacaactctttgacagcagtacctaactctaaacatgtgttattgaaaaagtacctaactctaaacatcTCTGAAGGAAGACTGGAGTTAAGTGTCTCCAAGTCACCACTTTTGTCGAATAAGTTGGTCCCATTGTCCACAaatcatcaacattttttgCTTTGCCGTTGAAGATTTTGTGGAACCCGTTGATGATTTTGCCCAGTCTTTCAAAGATTTGTCTTTTGCAAAATTGACCTTGCGCGAAAAATTGGTACATTGAAACATCCCTTTCCAGAAATTGTTTGGAGAAACAATTTTGAGGCTTGACTTGACTTGAGACTTGACTTGAGACTTGACTTGAGACTTGACTTGAGACTTGACTTGAGACTTGACTTGAGACTTGACTTGAGACTTGAGGCTTGACTTTAGACTTGACTTGAGActtgacattttattttgtttgtggaagaatttaaaatatagaacagaGTCTCAATTtatggtattgaaaatattgaaataaataaaaatttaaacatttttatagaactctgtgtgtctggtgaaatttaaaaaggcaccaacacatgtacatttttgttactaacacatgtttagagttaggtactgctgtcaaagagtcgAACTATTTGACTATTTGTTCGATCACGAATTCGGTAATTCGGCTcctgaataaataaatttgccaTGATATTTGTCTCAAAAactagaagtttcagagtatcacataattttaaaatcgaatAACACTAGCAAAAGATTAGCagctttgtttaaaattgaaatcattatttttctatttccataaataaatttatataaaattctgcTTTATGAGTTGTTTCAGCCACCTTGAGACTtccaaatcaatattttataaatcctTCGAACAATCAAAAGAATTTCCAATGCACTATTTGAGCACCAACCTCCCGATATTCCTGATACGATATCAAATTATCTCTCAACTTTGGACAAACACCCAACAGAGAAGCTCccaagaaaactaaattttctcgcTGAGGCAAAGCATTAATCTTCACATTGACATTGGGTCCCGCAAAAGTTCTCACTTCCCAAAGTAAACGATCTCGTATGCCGTGAAACATGGTGTTGCCACCACACAAACAAATATTGCCATATAATTGTGTTTTTAGAACAGGATCGCAAGCTTCAATGCATTCGTAAATATTTTGCGGTATGCCACCCGTATGAATACCAATTATTTCCGGCTTAAATAACAACTCGGGCACCTGATAGGACTCTGTTTTCAAACCAATCATAGTGCCATCACGCAATATAGCATGATCAGCTATAAAATCAGGATTCATTTGagaatttttcaattcttcATCATAGTTCAGAACTATATGACAGCCAATACgtttgatttcatttaaaatttcctgTTCGTTACGTTTGCCATGGAAGTACCTGGCATTACCACTTTGGGTTAAAATTTGACCCATATATTTGGTTAAATCATTGCCACCTAATGGTATATGTCTATACGAATCTTTTATATAGTCACCATCTTTAATAGCCACAATATGAGTTTGTCCGGCACCAGATTCTACTATAACTCCAGTTGTTGAGCCATAACCATACATGCCCATTGGTGTAGAGGGCACTAGGAGAAacgaattgaattgaaatttttcaaacatcatttcggcaGTTTTTTCTTGATTGGCTGGTGGATTATTGGGCGCTTCGGTAAGCATCAATTGTTGCATTTTAGGTTGTATGTGCAAGTCCTTCTCGATCACATGTTCTAGTAGTTCTTCGGCATCATGCCAATCTTTGATAAAACCTCTTTCCACTGGATATGTAAGTTTATAGGCATTACTACTGGTTAGAGCTGTAGAACCAAATACTTTTTTAGTTATATCATCAACAGTGGATTTACCCACAATTGTGGGTATTGTTATTAAAGGAGCTTCATCGCCTGCAAACCCCGCCCTTATAACAGAAGTGCCACAATCAATTATTGCCACTGTATTGTGTGTTTTTTGGGGAACTTCATCTttggtaaaattgttttaaaatattagtaaaattgttttatttagaagAGAGGAAATCTTACGATCGGAGGTTTGGGTTTCTATAACCACAGTATCCGCCGCCCTGTTATAAACTACCCTGAATTCATCATATTTATTGGGCTTTTTTTCGGTGCCACATAAACTGCAATGATTCAAGGTTTAAATTTGGTTTCAAATATATTATGCTCGAGTATTTACCCAAAACAACTCATATTGCagaattaagaatttttatgagctaaaaactaatttcttaatttaatttttatttaatgacacaatattgtgaatgaaaatattgaaatagaactatacactgaaagaaattaatataacctttcgaaaattttaaggGCATAAAGAAAACACAAACTCTCCTGCcatagacctaactcagttgtcaaaaacataattgatgcgaatgtattagtaaaaaaaactatgtgaaaacaaaaacaacactcgtatgtgtaacttttttgagttttttttcgagtttccgttctatgttctctatggttaAGGGGCCCATATACACATACTGCAGACAGCTACTGCCGATGAACCCTTTGTATACGTGTGTGATTGATATTTTACTACACACTTATCCAtcataattgaatattttttcttgttttaaaaaaatattttaattttcttttattttattttcttaaataactaaaacgtcaaatttaaaacaaaatttttcagaaaaattaataaattcatattcatAGGGTAACAtggagacgagacgtaattgtcagaaacctaagtctgttgtcaaaaacctatctctggcaacaacaaaatacatgctagtcaatgtattttgtttttatatcagacatatgatttgttgtattttggtttgacaaatcggagtgtctcgtctctatgtataattctctatgttcTTATTATTGTTCATTCGAGCAACTGTCAGCAGTATGAAttcatttcaaaatcaaaactattttgatttttcatactGCATTGTCTGTGTGTCGCATACATAagcaaaaattccaaatttaccAACACATGCTTATTGCATGAGCAGTATGTGTctatgtcaaagacctaactcagttgtcaaaaacctaagtgatgagaatgtaaaaaatactatgtgaaaacaaaagcaTCTTtcatatgtgtgattattttgagtaagtttttttattgagtttttttttgtagtttccattctatgtgtatttatctatggtttCTCCCATAGTGAATTATACATAGAGGCGAgaccatagagaaaatatacatagagcggaaactagaaaaaaactcaaacataaaaattactGAAAACAAGTTACACATACGATTTTGGTTTTGTGTTCACATAGGTTTTTGagaactgagttaggtctaaGATAGGAGattttccgatctatgtgtatttgtcTATGGGCTAGATACTCtgatttgtcaaataaaaataatcatatgtatgaataacatgtattttgttgttgcaagagttaggtttttgacaattacgtctcgtttATATGTTaccctaaaaaataaaaaaaacttcttgtTGGACCACCCTTTAGCATGGTTTAAGTCTGCCTTTAAAAAAACCTTACTAAAATTAGCTATGATTATTTAGCTCattcaatgaaaatttttctCCCTAAAGTCAAGGACATTTATTGAAATCGTGTAATGATATTTGTTCAAGCATTTAAAATCATCACATTCGCGTAATTACAGCACGTTTTCTTATTTCGGTTGgaatttaatcatttttaagCTTTGTCAAGTATTGCTCTAAGAataaatctatttatttttcatagtaaatctataattttctttatatattttttttgttctcctaCACAATGTTCAATTAACTTTCTAAGCGTTTCACAGTATTTTACATTCGTTTGGGTTGTATTGTTTGACACGTGTCTCAGCGCGTAAAACAATGTCTAATTATGcagacattttcaaaaataccagCAGGTGAGAAAGACAATCATCTCTTAGATAAACTCATAAacat belongs to Calliphora vicina chromosome 4, idCalVici1.1, whole genome shotgun sequence and includes:
- the LOC135959054 gene encoding actin-5-like, with the protein product MAFSCWPKADKKIERTVTETQTLETEFAVPTSDLVIIDCGSNACKAGFSGDNKPRISIPTIVGRPKQGADIRHRSQQDSYVGFEAQEKRAVLNLNTPIDRGIITNWDDMEEYFEYIFKEGIHLEPSGYGIILTETLNNPKRNREKLLELMLEKFHFKSFFLAPAPPLALYAYGFYTGVVLDSGEGQTHIVPVYEGYSMSHSTRYIPLGGKDINKMLENILAKKSNFAQFLQTSSDKEFLEHIKEQLCYVALDYQEELSKVTTNSKSYRLPDGNYIDLSTEQFSCTEILFEPTLLDVRTGGIHENIYRAVQLSDSSIRHLLYSHIVLSGGNTLFPGLQHRLANEMRLMSEPEATINIHAKSERKNAVFLGASLLSSLAKFKDMMITYPEYFESGPSIVNRKCF
- the LOC135958278 gene encoding uncharacterized protein LOC135958278, translating into MSCFGLCGTEKKPNKYDEFRVVYNRAADTVVIETQTSDHEVPQKTHNTVAIIDCGTSVIRAGFAGDEAPLITIPTIVGKSTVDDITKKVFGSTALTSSNAYKLTYPVERGFIKDWHDAEELLEHVIEKDLHIQPKMQQLMLTEAPNNPPANQEKTAEMMFEKFQFNSFLLVPSTPMGMYGYGSTTGVIVESGAGQTHIVAIKDGDYIKDSYRHIPLGGNDLTKYMGQILTQSGNARYFHGKRNEQEILNEIKRIGCHIVLNYDEELKNSQMNPDFIADHAILRDGTMIGLKTESYQVPELLFKPEIIGIHTGGIPQNIYECIEACDPVLKTQLYGNICLCGGNTMFHGIRDRLLWEVRTFAGPNVNVKINALPQRENLVFLGASLLGVCPKLRDNLISYQEYREVGAQIVHWKFF